The Micromonospora krabiensis genome window below encodes:
- the thrC gene encoding threonine synthase, with translation MWRGLIEAYRDRLPVTASTPVVTLHEGNTPLLPAPVLSARLGCDVYLKVEGANPTGSFKDRGMTLAVSKAVEAGNKAIICASTGNTSASAAAYAARAGLTCAVLVPQGKIALGKLAQALVHGAKLLQVNGNFDDCLAMASKLAQDYPVALVNSVNIDRLHGQKTAAFEIVEALGDAPDIHCLPVGNAGNISAYWMGYAEDLADGRSTRAPKMYGFQASGAAPLVTGEVVREPSTIATAIRIGNPASWTRALDARDASGGLIAAVTDREILSAYRLLAREVGAFVELGSAASVAGLLQQAAAGRVPAGSLVVCTVTGHGLKDPEWAISTAPSPTTIANDPLAAARALDLA, from the coding sequence ATGTGGCGGGGTCTGATCGAGGCGTACCGGGACCGGCTGCCGGTCACCGCCAGCACGCCGGTCGTCACCCTGCACGAGGGGAACACGCCGCTGCTCCCGGCGCCGGTGCTCTCCGCCCGGCTGGGCTGCGACGTCTACCTCAAGGTCGAGGGCGCCAACCCGACCGGCTCGTTCAAGGACCGGGGCATGACGCTCGCGGTCTCCAAGGCGGTCGAGGCGGGTAACAAGGCGATCATCTGCGCGTCCACCGGCAACACCAGCGCCTCCGCCGCGGCGTACGCGGCCCGCGCCGGGTTGACCTGCGCCGTCCTGGTGCCCCAGGGCAAGATCGCGCTGGGCAAGCTGGCCCAGGCGCTGGTGCACGGCGCGAAGCTGCTCCAGGTCAACGGCAACTTCGACGACTGCCTCGCGATGGCCTCCAAGCTCGCCCAGGACTACCCGGTGGCTCTGGTCAACTCCGTCAACATCGACCGGCTGCACGGTCAGAAGACCGCCGCGTTCGAGATCGTGGAGGCGCTCGGCGACGCGCCGGACATCCACTGCCTCCCGGTCGGCAACGCCGGCAACATCTCCGCCTACTGGATGGGCTACGCCGAGGACCTGGCCGACGGCCGGAGCACCCGCGCCCCGAAGATGTACGGCTTCCAGGCCTCCGGCGCGGCGCCGCTGGTGACCGGCGAGGTGGTGCGTGAGCCGTCCACCATCGCCACCGCGATCCGCATCGGCAACCCGGCCAGTTGGACGCGGGCGCTCGACGCCCGGGACGCCTCGGGCGGGCTGATCGCTGCGGTGACCGACCGGGAGATCCTGTCCGCGTACCGGCTGCTGGCCCGCGAAGTCGGCGCCTTCGTCGAGCTGGGCAGCGCGGCGAGCGTCGCCGGGCTGCTCCAGCAGGCGGCGGCGGGTCGGGTCCCGGCCGGCTCGCTGGTGGTCTGCACGGTCACCGGCCACGGCCTCAAGGACCCGGAGTGGGCGATCTCCACTGCGCCGTCCCCGACGACCATCGCCAACGACCCGCTGGCCGCCGCGCGAGCCCTGGACCTGGCCTGA
- the lysA gene encoding diaminopimelate decarboxylase, which translates to MRAHEAGALHGDIGHRGPAWLRTPVDVNALVPQLWPRNVQRSADGALTVAGLGVRELAAEFGTPVYVLDEDDLRSRCRDFRAAFDGVDVYYAGKAFLCRAVVRMIDEEGLHLDVCSGGELATALAAGMPPERIGFHGNNKSIAELTRAVDAGVGRIIVDSFTEIDRLTALARERGVRPRVLVRVTVGVEAHTHEFIATAHEDQKFGFSLAGGAAAAAAFKILDEDVLELRGLHSHIGSQIFDASGFEVSARRVLALQAQIRDARGVELPELDLGGGFGIAYTTQDDPAAPHDLAKRLRKIVDSECEAERLVVPHLSIEPGRAIVGPAVFTLYEVGTVKDVDGIRTYVSVDGGMSDNIRTALYGASYSATVANRTSAAEPMLARVVGKHCESGDIVVKDEFLPADVQPGDLVAVPGTGAYCRSMASNYNHVPRPPVVAVRGGQARLIVRRETEEDLLALDVG; encoded by the coding sequence ATGCGGGCTCATGAGGCGGGTGCGCTGCACGGCGACATCGGTCACCGCGGTCCGGCGTGGCTGCGTACGCCGGTCGACGTCAACGCGCTGGTGCCGCAGCTGTGGCCGCGCAACGTCCAGCGGAGCGCCGACGGCGCGCTGACCGTCGCCGGGCTCGGCGTCCGCGAGCTGGCCGCCGAGTTCGGCACGCCGGTGTACGTACTGGACGAGGACGACCTGCGCTCGCGCTGCCGCGACTTCCGGGCCGCCTTCGACGGCGTGGACGTCTACTACGCCGGCAAGGCGTTCCTCTGCCGCGCCGTGGTCCGCATGATCGACGAGGAGGGTCTGCACCTCGACGTGTGCAGCGGCGGTGAGCTGGCCACCGCGCTCGCGGCCGGGATGCCCCCGGAGCGGATCGGCTTCCACGGCAACAACAAGTCGATCGCCGAGCTGACCCGGGCGGTCGACGCCGGGGTCGGCCGGATCATCGTGGACTCGTTCACCGAGATCGACCGGCTCACCGCGCTGGCGCGCGAGCGGGGCGTCCGCCCCCGGGTGCTGGTCCGGGTGACGGTCGGCGTCGAGGCGCACACCCACGAGTTCATCGCGACCGCGCACGAGGACCAGAAGTTCGGGTTCTCGCTCGCCGGCGGCGCGGCGGCCGCCGCCGCGTTCAAGATCCTCGACGAGGACGTGCTGGAGCTGCGGGGCCTGCACTCGCACATCGGTTCGCAGATCTTCGACGCCAGCGGCTTCGAGGTCTCCGCCCGCCGCGTGCTCGCGCTCCAGGCGCAGATCCGCGACGCGCGCGGGGTGGAGCTGCCCGAGCTGGACCTGGGCGGCGGCTTCGGCATCGCGTACACGACCCAGGACGACCCGGCCGCGCCGCACGACCTGGCGAAGCGGCTCCGCAAGATCGTCGACTCGGAGTGCGAGGCCGAGCGGCTGGTCGTGCCGCACCTGTCCATCGAGCCCGGCCGCGCGATCGTCGGCCCGGCCGTGTTCACCCTCTACGAGGTGGGCACGGTCAAGGACGTGGACGGCATCCGCACGTACGTCAGCGTGGACGGCGGGATGAGCGACAACATCCGCACCGCGCTCTACGGGGCGTCGTACTCCGCCACCGTGGCGAACCGGACGTCGGCCGCCGAGCCGATGCTCGCCCGCGTGGTGGGAAAGCATTGTGAGTCCGGGGACATCGTGGTGAAGGATGAATTCCTGCCCGCCGACGTGCAGCCCGGAGATCTTGTCGCGGTGCCCGGCACCGGTGCCTACTGCCGGAGCATGGCCAGCAACTACAACCACGTGCCGCGCCCGCCGGTCGTCGCCGTGCGCGGTGGCCAGGCGCGTCTGATCGTCCGGCGGGAGACCGAAGAGGACCTGCTCGCATTGGATGTCGGATGA
- a CDS encoding homoserine dehydrogenase codes for MRLALLGCGTVGSEVVRLLHEQSADLAARVGAPLELAGIAVRRLGRDRGDLPVDPALLTTDALGLIKRDDVDVVVEVVGGIEPARGWLVEALRAGKSVVTANKALLAEDGGALHDAAAEGGGDLYYEAAVAGAIPLLRPLRESLHGDRINRVTGIVNGTTNFILSAMDATGAGFAEALDEATELGYAEADPTADVEGFDAAAKAAILASLAFHTRVGAADVHREGITEVTAADVASAKAMGCTIKLLCIAARGVDAAGRETVNVRVHPAMIPLTHPLASVGDAFNAVFVEAEAAGQLMFYGRGAGGAPTASAVLGDVVAVARNRLAGVRAASESAYADLPVRPMGEALTRYHVSLDVADRPGVLAAVAGVFARHDVSIATVRQGSAAGTTGRGADAELVIVTHVAPDAALAATVGELRGLDIVRSVTSVLRVEGGL; via the coding sequence GTGCGCCTGGCGCTGCTCGGCTGCGGCACGGTCGGGAGCGAGGTGGTGCGGCTGCTGCACGAGCAGTCGGCTGACCTCGCGGCCCGGGTCGGTGCCCCGCTGGAGCTCGCCGGCATCGCCGTACGCCGGCTCGGCCGGGACCGCGGCGACCTGCCGGTCGACCCCGCGCTGCTCACCACCGACGCGCTCGGCCTGATCAAGCGGGACGACGTGGACGTGGTGGTGGAGGTGGTCGGCGGCATCGAGCCGGCCCGGGGCTGGCTCGTCGAGGCGCTGCGCGCCGGCAAGAGCGTCGTCACCGCGAACAAGGCGCTGCTGGCCGAGGACGGCGGCGCGCTGCACGACGCGGCGGCGGAGGGCGGCGGCGACCTCTACTACGAGGCCGCGGTGGCCGGGGCCATCCCGTTGCTGCGACCGCTGCGCGAGTCGCTGCACGGTGACCGGATCAACCGGGTCACCGGCATCGTCAACGGCACCACCAACTTCATCCTCTCCGCCATGGACGCCACCGGCGCCGGCTTCGCCGAAGCCCTCGACGAGGCGACCGAGTTGGGCTACGCCGAGGCCGACCCCACCGCCGACGTCGAGGGTTTCGACGCGGCGGCCAAGGCGGCGATCCTCGCCTCGCTCGCCTTCCACACCCGGGTCGGCGCGGCCGACGTGCACCGGGAGGGCATCACCGAGGTGACCGCCGCCGACGTGGCCAGCGCCAAGGCCATGGGCTGCACGATCAAGCTGCTGTGCATCGCCGCGCGCGGCGTCGACGCGGCCGGGCGGGAGACGGTCAACGTCCGCGTGCACCCGGCGATGATTCCGCTTACCCATCCGCTGGCCAGCGTCGGCGACGCGTTCAACGCCGTGTTCGTCGAGGCGGAGGCCGCCGGGCAGCTCATGTTCTACGGCCGGGGCGCCGGTGGGGCGCCGACCGCCAGCGCGGTGCTCGGCGACGTGGTGGCGGTCGCCCGCAACCGGCTCGCCGGGGTGCGCGCGGCCAGCGAGAGCGCGTACGCGGACCTGCCGGTGCGCCCGATGGGTGAGGCGCTCACCCGCTACCACGTCAGCCTGGACGTGGCCGACCGGCCGGGTGTGCTGGCCGCGGTCGCCGGGGTGTTCGCCCGGCACGACGTGTCGATCGCGACGGTGCGGCAGGGCTCGGCGGCCGGCACGACCGGCCGGGGCGCGGACGCGGAGTTGGTCATCGTCACCCACGTGGCACCGGACGCCGCGCTCGCCGCGACCGTCGGGGAGCTGCGCGGGCTGGACATCGTCCGCTCGGTGACCAGCGTGCTGAGGGTCGAGGGCGGGCTCTGA